One region of Bosea sp. 29B genomic DNA includes:
- a CDS encoding DUF2249 domain-containing protein, whose amino-acid sequence MSTTETLPAHELDVRPMLRAGKEPFQAIMDAVSALAPGQSLRLIAPFRPVPLFSVMANRGFAASDRPLDGGDWEVTFAPTEPIANADENLALGSSPSATSWGIPIEELDLVDLEPPEPMVRILEALEDLKPGDVLFALLAREPVFLFPELAKRQHEWAGNFDASGTTYRLLVRHGGGGAH is encoded by the coding sequence ATGTCGACCACCGAAACATTGCCAGCCCACGAGCTTGACGTCCGACCGATGCTGCGGGCCGGCAAGGAACCGTTCCAGGCAATCATGGACGCGGTCAGCGCCCTCGCGCCCGGCCAGTCGCTGCGCCTGATCGCCCCGTTCCGGCCGGTGCCGCTGTTCTCGGTCATGGCCAATCGCGGCTTCGCCGCGAGCGACCGCCCGCTCGACGGTGGGGACTGGGAGGTCACCTTCGCGCCCACCGAGCCCATCGCCAACGCGGATGAAAACCTTGCGCTCGGCAGTAGCCCATCGGCCACGTCCTGGGGCATCCCCATCGAGGAGCTCGACCTCGTGGATCTCGAACCGCCCGAGCCAATGGTCCGCATCCTGGAAGCGCTCGAAGACCTGAAGCCTGGCGACGTGCTGTTCGCGCTGCTCGCCCGCGAACCGGTCTTTCTCTTCCCCGAGCTGGCCAAGCGCCAGCACGAATGGGCAGGCAATTTCGATGCTTCGGGCACGACCTATCGGCTGCTGGTGCGCCATGGTGGTGGAGGTGCCCACTAA
- a CDS encoding DUF2249 domain-containing protein, with translation MTTLPLEPLDVRTIPPVVRHATIFGILERLPPGEAFSIVNDHDPAPLRRQMEARYPGAYSWSYIVQGPQIWQVEIGRLEVGTEANAADCGGHDDGHSCTCGH, from the coding sequence ATGACCACCCTGCCTCTCGAACCGCTGGACGTGCGCACCATCCCGCCGGTCGTGCGCCACGCTACGATCTTCGGAATCCTGGAGCGCCTGCCGCCGGGCGAGGCTTTCAGCATCGTCAACGACCACGATCCCGCCCCCCTGCGGCGCCAGATGGAGGCGCGTTATCCCGGCGCCTATTCCTGGAGCTATATCGTGCAGGGGCCGCAGATCTGGCAGGTCGAGATCGGACGTCTTGAAGTGGGCACCGAGGCCAATGCCGCCGATTGCGGCGGCCATGATGATGGCCACTCTTGCACCTGCGGTCACTGA
- a CDS encoding VWA domain-containing protein: MLDFLELEETVGRFWHRLVGDTASLPHHPQAAVTLASMAPTLAVCFRGFGGEPGVKIVPARERAANHRLNLRQRVGLGEERLAQALRTPDSLHLPAQIALFPQPRLNRDLYIWLAACMAAMPSRPVAENDPLQRDLARIAAAQRLVSRVLATFPGLAPIYRRLAEALLTSRRREGLPATEARVEALICTLLGGEAPAITAEDWLAKAPPGYLPALGVPLWPLASAAAPARPRRRDGDQPPPPASAKTEEQMKAYAASRDETAEEWRERSPFILNRFEKILAMSEMVAVDRPSDDSEEHDPEAADELDDMVLSERKGRPSSRFRFDLDLPPEAIDDAALAGALTYPEWDFRSASYREDHCRVLAATAHQESEAPVQDAATRALVRQVRRQFEALRPLREPQRGQIDGPDLDLDAVVRRQADLAAGGPGSDRIHRASRPQAHDLAVTTLMDVSLSTDSWFDDLRVLDVEKQALTVFAHGLAACGDRHEILTFTSRRRDWVRIETVKRFDEAMGPAVEARIAALKPGYYTRIGTAIRHAAAGLKARPDRRKLLLVLTDGKPNDIDHYEGRFAMEDTHMAVIEARRAGICVFAVTVDRESRAYIPHLFGRNGHAIISKLERLPAALPAIYRALAA; encoded by the coding sequence ATGCTGGACTTCCTTGAGCTGGAAGAGACGGTCGGGCGGTTCTGGCACAGGCTGGTCGGTGACACTGCGAGCCTGCCGCATCACCCGCAAGCTGCGGTGACACTGGCAAGCATGGCACCGACGCTCGCCGTCTGCTTCCGCGGCTTCGGCGGCGAGCCCGGTGTCAAGATCGTGCCGGCCCGCGAGCGCGCCGCCAACCACCGGCTGAATCTGCGCCAGCGCGTGGGCCTTGGCGAGGAGCGGCTGGCACAGGCGCTGCGCACGCCTGACAGCCTGCACCTGCCCGCGCAGATCGCGCTATTCCCCCAGCCCCGGCTGAACCGCGACCTCTATATATGGCTCGCCGCCTGCATGGCCGCTATGCCGTCCCGACCGGTTGCGGAGAACGACCCTCTACAGCGTGATCTCGCGCGGATCGCGGCTGCGCAGCGGCTGGTCTCGCGGGTGCTCGCCACCTTTCCCGGCCTCGCCCCAATCTATCGCCGCCTGGCCGAGGCCTTGCTCACAAGCCGCCGCCGCGAAGGGCTGCCCGCAACCGAGGCCAGAGTCGAAGCGCTGATCTGCACGCTGCTGGGCGGAGAAGCCCCGGCCATCACTGCAGAAGACTGGCTCGCCAAGGCTCCGCCCGGCTATCTGCCGGCCCTTGGCGTTCCGCTCTGGCCGCTGGCCAGCGCAGCCGCGCCCGCCCGCCCGCGCCGACGCGACGGGGACCAGCCACCTCCGCCGGCCTCGGCCAAGACCGAGGAGCAGATGAAGGCCTATGCCGCCAGCCGCGACGAGACCGCGGAGGAATGGCGGGAGCGCAGCCCCTTCATTTTGAACCGCTTCGAGAAGATCTTGGCGATGTCGGAGATGGTAGCAGTCGACCGCCCCTCCGACGACAGTGAGGAGCACGATCCGGAAGCCGCCGACGAGCTTGACGACATGGTACTAAGCGAGCGCAAGGGTCGCCCGTCCTCGCGCTTCCGCTTCGACCTAGATCTGCCACCGGAAGCGATCGACGACGCTGCGCTCGCCGGCGCCTTGACCTATCCGGAATGGGATTTCCGCAGCGCGAGCTATCGCGAGGACCACTGCCGCGTCCTAGCCGCCACCGCCCATCAGGAAAGCGAAGCTCCGGTGCAGGACGCTGCGACGCGCGCGCTGGTGCGTCAAGTCCGCCGCCAGTTCGAGGCGCTGCGTCCCCTGCGCGAGCCGCAGCGCGGCCAGATCGACGGCCCCGACCTCGATCTCGACGCGGTGGTGCGCCGGCAGGCCGATCTCGCCGCCGGCGGCCCCGGCAGCGACCGCATCCACCGCGCGAGCCGCCCGCAGGCGCACGACCTCGCGGTGACGACGCTAATGGACGTCTCGCTCTCGACCGATTCTTGGTTCGACGATCTGCGCGTGCTCGATGTCGAGAAGCAGGCGTTGACCGTCTTCGCCCATGGGCTGGCCGCCTGCGGCGACCGCCACGAGATCTTGACCTTCACCTCGCGCCGGCGCGACTGGGTTCGGATCGAGACGGTGAAGCGCTTCGACGAAGCGATGGGGCCGGCCGTGGAGGCGCGCATCGCAGCGCTGAAGCCCGGCTACTACACCCGCATCGGCACCGCGATCCGCCATGCCGCGGCCGGACTTAAGGCGAGGCCCGACCGCCGCAAGCTCCTGCTCGTGTTGACCGACGGCAAGCCCAACGACATTGATCACTACGAGGGCCGCTTCGCCATGGAGGACACGCACATGGCGGTGATCGAGGCGCGCCGCGCCGGCATTTGCGTCTTCGCCGTAACGGTCGATCGCGAGTCGCGCGCCTATATCCCGCATCTCTTCGGCCGCAACGGCCATGCAATCATCTCGAAGCTGGAGCGGCTGCCGGCAGCGCTGCCGGCGATCTATCGTGCACTGGCTGCCTGA
- a CDS encoding AAA family ATPase: MNMIPRLPVAPPVADALDIPAYTASGNERFLFEKAWERRLPLLLKGPTGSGKTRFVAHMAAQLGLPLFTVACHDDLSAADLTGRHLLKGGETVWVDGPLTRAVREGGLCYLDEIVEARKDVAVVLHPLTDDRRILPLERTGELLAAPATFMIAVSYNPGYQNLLKNLKPSTRQRFVSISFDFLPREQEIAVVAQESGLDEGAVAPLVDLARRLRTLKGQDIEEGVSTRLIVYAASLIAAGLPRSEAVTAAIIEPLTDEPEVKAGLVEVARAVLV; the protein is encoded by the coding sequence ATGAACATGATCCCGCGCCTGCCCGTCGCGCCGCCTGTGGCCGATGCGCTCGACATTCCCGCCTACACCGCCTCCGGCAATGAGCGCTTCCTGTTCGAGAAGGCCTGGGAGCGGCGCCTGCCGCTGCTGCTCAAGGGGCCGACCGGCTCCGGCAAGACGCGCTTCGTCGCGCATATGGCGGCGCAGCTTGGCCTGCCGCTCTTCACCGTCGCCTGCCATGACGACCTCTCGGCCGCCGACCTGACCGGCCGCCACCTGCTCAAGGGCGGCGAGACCGTCTGGGTCGACGGGCCGCTGACGCGCGCCGTGCGCGAGGGCGGGCTGTGCTATCTCGACGAGATCGTCGAGGCTCGCAAGGACGTCGCGGTCGTATTGCATCCCTTGACCGACGATCGGCGCATCCTGCCGCTGGAGCGCACCGGCGAGCTGCTCGCCGCACCCGCCACCTTCATGATCGCGGTCTCCTACAATCCCGGCTACCAGAACCTGCTCAAGAACCTGAAGCCTTCGACCCGCCAGCGCTTCGTCTCGATCAGCTTCGACTTCCTGCCGCGGGAGCAGGAGATCGCCGTCGTCGCGCAGGAAAGCGGGCTCGACGAAGGCGCCGTCGCGCCGTTGGTCGACCTCGCCCGGCGACTGCGCACGCTGAAGGGGCAGGATATCGAGGAAGGCGTCTCGACCCGCCTCATCGTCTATGCCGCGAGCCTGATCGCCGCCGGGCTGCCGCGCTCCGAAGCGGTGACCGCCGCCATCATCGAGCCGCTGACCGATGAGCCGGAGGTCAAGGCCGGGCTCGTCGAGGTTGCGCGAGCGGTTCTCGTCTAG
- a CDS encoding cbb3-type cytochrome c oxidase subunit I codes for MPGYNTTRYKTQNVAMLYFYGALALFIAQITFGVLAGLIYVLPNTLSVILPFNIVRMIHTNALVVWLLLGFMGATYYLLPEEAQTELYSPRIAVIQFWLFFVAAAVAVVGYLFRIHEGREFLEQPFIIKVGIVVVALIFLFNITMTSLKGRKTTVTNILLFGLWGLAVFFLFAFYNPANLALDKMYWWYVIHLWVEGVWELIMASVLAFLMIKLNGVDREVVEKWLYVIVGLALFSGILGTGHHFYWIGAPGYWQWIGSLFSTLEVAPFFTMILFTVHMTWKAGRNHPNRAALLWSVGCSVMAFIGAGIWGFLNTLSFVNYYTHGTQLTAAHGHLAFFGAYVMLNLAVMAYAIPELKNRAPYNQWLSILSFWLMVPAMMVMTFALTFAGVVQTHLQRVLGQSFMEVQDQLALFYWIRLGSGVVVVISALMFVWAVLIPGRERTAEPLALAHPAE; via the coding sequence ATGCCAGGCTACAATACGACGAGATACAAGACCCAGAACGTCGCGATGCTCTATTTCTACGGAGCGCTCGCCCTGTTCATCGCGCAGATCACCTTCGGGGTTTTAGCCGGACTGATCTATGTCCTACCCAACACGCTTTCGGTCATCCTGCCCTTCAACATCGTGCGCATGATCCACACCAATGCGCTGGTGGTGTGGCTGCTGCTAGGCTTCATGGGGGCGACCTACTACTTGCTGCCGGAGGAGGCACAGACCGAGCTCTACAGTCCCAGGATCGCCGTCATTCAGTTCTGGCTGTTCTTCGTGGCGGCGGCCGTCGCGGTGGTCGGCTATCTCTTCCGTATCCACGAAGGGCGCGAATTCCTTGAGCAACCCTTCATAATCAAGGTCGGCATCGTCGTCGTCGCGCTGATCTTCCTGTTCAATATCACAATGACCTCGCTGAAGGGCCGCAAGACGACGGTCACCAACATCCTGCTTTTCGGCCTATGGGGGCTGGCGGTCTTCTTCCTGTTCGCCTTCTACAACCCGGCCAACCTCGCGCTGGACAAGATGTACTGGTGGTACGTCATCCATCTTTGGGTCGAGGGCGTCTGGGAGCTGATCATGGCCTCGGTGCTGGCCTTCCTGATGATCAAGCTCAACGGCGTCGACCGCGAGGTGGTCGAGAAGTGGCTTTACGTCATCGTCGGGCTCGCCCTGTTCTCCGGCATCCTCGGCACCGGTCATCACTTCTACTGGATCGGCGCGCCCGGATACTGGCAATGGATCGGCTCACTGTTCTCCACGCTGGAAGTCGCGCCCTTTTTCACCATGATCCTGTTCACCGTCCACATGACCTGGAAGGCAGGCCGTAACCACCCCAACCGCGCCGCCCTGCTTTGGTCGGTCGGCTGCTCGGTCATGGCCTTCATCGGTGCGGGAATCTGGGGTTTCCTCAACACGCTCTCCTTCGTCAACTATTATACCCACGGCACACAGTTGACCGCCGCCCATGGCCATCTCGCCTTCTTCGGGGCCTATGTCATGTTGAACTTGGCGGTAATGGCCTACGCCATTCCCGAACTGAAAAATCGGGCGCCGTACAACCAGTGGCTCTCGATTTTGAGTTTCTGGCTGATGGTACCGGCGATGATGGTGATGACATTCGCGCTGACGTTCGCCGGCGTAGTGCAGACTCATCTCCAGCGCGTGCTCGGCCAGTCCTTCATGGAGGTCCAGGACCAGCTTGCGCTGTTCTACTGGATCCGGCTCGGCTCCGGCGTGGTGGTGGTGATCTCGGCGCTGATGTTCGTCTGGGCCGTGCTAATTCCCGGCCGCGAGCGTACCGCAGAACCGCTCGCACTCGCCCATCCGGCGGAATGA
- a CDS encoding cytochrome c, with protein sequence MAERLTKAGARNVFYGGSIFFFAIFVGLTAHSHWFMRTKSTDESTLTPAVARGKHVWERNSCINCHTLLGEGAYFAPELGNVWKRYGGDKNAAGARESLKAWMAAQPTGIEGRRQMPQFNLTDQELNDLADFLEWTSRIKTQNWPPNEAG encoded by the coding sequence ATGGCCGAACGTCTAACGAAGGCGGGAGCCCGAAATGTCTTCTACGGCGGATCGATCTTCTTCTTCGCCATCTTCGTGGGGCTGACTGCCCACAGCCACTGGTTCATGCGGACGAAATCCACCGACGAATCGACGCTCACGCCCGCTGTCGCTCGCGGCAAGCATGTCTGGGAGCGCAATTCCTGCATCAACTGCCACACCCTGCTCGGCGAGGGCGCCTATTTTGCGCCCGAGCTCGGCAATGTCTGGAAGCGCTACGGCGGTGACAAGAATGCTGCCGGGGCGCGCGAGAGCCTCAAGGCCTGGATGGCGGCCCAGCCGACCGGAATCGAAGGTCGGCGCCAGATGCCGCAGTTCAACCTGACCGATCAGGAACTCAACGATCTCGCCGATTTCCTCGAATGGACGAGCCGAATCAAGACCCAGAACTGGCCGCCCAACGAGGCCGGCTGA
- a CDS encoding Crp/Fnr family transcriptional regulator, translating to MKFDPQALKRAPMFAALSDRERYDILSAASLRHLARDERAFSEGAPANDFFLSLSGHVKLSRASWHRGSIILRIVHPGEPFGLARGAQGKQYGASAIALRDCTLAVWPIEIWSGFIKDMPSLATGLIQVIEHRLAVSQDQLVEIATLDVPRRIAHGVLRLIDQVGQQEDNGVKIDFPITRRDIAELTGTTLHSASRVLTQWERLGIIGGGRRTLVVRNVPALVSLATPRVGQPGSPMNG from the coding sequence ATGAAATTCGACCCTCAAGCTCTCAAACGGGCGCCGATGTTTGCAGCGCTATCCGATAGAGAGCGGTACGACATCCTGTCGGCGGCCTCGTTGCGCCACTTGGCAAGGGACGAACGCGCGTTTTCCGAGGGCGCTCCGGCCAATGATTTCTTCTTGTCCCTGTCAGGCCACGTAAAACTCTCGCGAGCGAGCTGGCACCGTGGCTCGATCATTTTGAGAATTGTCCACCCTGGCGAACCTTTCGGACTGGCCCGCGGGGCACAGGGTAAGCAATACGGCGCGTCAGCAATTGCGCTTCGTGACTGCACGCTCGCCGTCTGGCCAATCGAAATCTGGTCCGGATTCATCAAAGATATGCCGAGTTTGGCAACCGGATTGATTCAGGTCATTGAGCATCGCTTAGCTGTCAGTCAGGATCAGCTCGTAGAGATTGCCACCCTTGATGTCCCGCGCCGCATCGCTCATGGCGTTCTGCGATTGATCGACCAAGTCGGCCAGCAAGAAGATAATGGGGTCAAGATCGATTTTCCCATTACCAGGCGGGATATTGCGGAGCTCACAGGCACGACTTTGCACAGTGCATCTCGGGTTCTCACACAATGGGAGCGACTGGGAATCATCGGTGGGGGGAGACGAACCCTGGTCGTCCGAAACGTCCCTGCTTTGGTTAGCCTGGCAACCCCCAGAGTAGGGCAGCCGGGAAGTCCGATGAACGGCTGA
- the napE gene encoding periplasmic nitrate reductase, NapE protein, translating into METATVRGPDPAPDKPTRRAEILAFLILAVLIWPIVAVGIVGGYGFLIWMSQIVLGPPGPPGSPH; encoded by the coding sequence ATGGAGACCGCGACGGTGCGCGGCCCGGACCCTGCTCCGGACAAGCCGACGCGAAGAGCCGAAATCTTGGCCTTTCTCATTTTGGCGGTCCTGATCTGGCCGATCGTGGCCGTCGGCATCGTCGGCGGATACGGCTTCCTGATCTGGATGTCCCAGATTGTCCTCGGACCGCCCGGGCCTCCCGGCTCGCCGCACTGA
- a CDS encoding chaperone NapD — MLTGKREIDRRKFLTGDILPERGPASARPQRFFHISSAVVTARPEQCAEIARLIATMPDTEVRAVEGSKIVVVMEGESSGEIGSRLTTMALMDGVFSANMVFEQIEPLDDSGDDR; from the coding sequence ATGCTGACCGGCAAGCGCGAGATCGACCGCCGCAAATTCCTCACCGGCGACATCCTGCCCGAGCGCGGCCCCGCCTCAGCTCGCCCGCAACGCTTCTTCCACATCTCCAGCGCCGTCGTCACCGCCCGTCCCGAGCAGTGCGCCGAGATCGCCCGCCTGATCGCGACCATGCCGGACACCGAGGTGCGCGCTGTCGAAGGCAGCAAGATCGTCGTGGTGATGGAAGGCGAAAGCAGCGGCGAGATCGGCAGCCGCCTCACCACCATGGCGCTGATGGACGGCGTGTTCTCGGCCAACATGGTGTTCGAGCAGATTGAACCCCTCGACGATTCCGGAGACGACAGATGA
- the napA gene encoding periplasmic nitrate reductase subunit alpha codes for MSLSRRELLKAQAAGIAAMAANVGGAAQAQPVAGGVDALKISWSKAPCRFCGTGCGVMVGIKDGKVIATHGDMKAEVNRGLNCVKGYFLSKIMYGADRLTQPLLRKKSGVYAKDGEFTPVSWTEAFDTMAAQAKRVLKEKGPTALGMFGSGQWTIFEGYAATKLMRAGFRSNNLDPNARHCMASAAYAFMRTFGMDEPMGCYDDFEHADAFVLWGSNMAEMHPILWTRVTDRRLGQPHVKVAVLSTFTHRSSDLADIPIVFKPGTDLAILNYIANHIISTGRVNKDFVDKHTTFVKGATDIGYGLRPDDPREVKAKKAEDVTATTPIDFAAFAAFVKDYTLEKVSALTGVEPGFLQQLAELYADPKRKVVSFWTMGFNQHVRGVWANQMVYNLHLLTGKISEPGNSPFSLTGQPSACGTAREVGTFAHRLPADMTVTNPEHRKHAEEIWRVPHGIIPEKPGYHAVEQDRMLKDGKLNFYWIQVNNNLQASPNNTNEAYPGYRNPDNFIVVSDAYPTVTAMAADLILPAAMWVEKEGAYGNAERRTHVWHQLVNAPGEARSDLWQLMEFSKRFTTDEVWPAEILDANPNYKGKTLFDVLYRNGHVDKFDISEVDPGYENREAKAFGFYVQKGLFEEYASFGRGHGHDLAPYDTYHQVRGLRWPVVDGKETLWRYREGLDPYVKPGKGVEFYGNKDGKARIIAVPYEPPAEVPDNEYDFWLVTGRVLEHWHSGSMTMRVPELYKAFPGARCFMHPEDARSRGLNQGAEVRIISRRGEMRTRVETRGRNRMPPGVVFVPWFDASQLINKTTLDATDPISKQTDFKKCAVKILPVTA; via the coding sequence ATGAGCCTGTCCCGTCGCGAACTGCTCAAGGCCCAGGCCGCGGGGATCGCCGCCATGGCGGCCAATGTCGGAGGGGCGGCGCAGGCGCAGCCGGTCGCCGGCGGCGTCGATGCGCTGAAGATCTCCTGGTCGAAGGCGCCCTGCCGCTTCTGCGGCACCGGCTGCGGCGTCATGGTCGGCATCAAGGACGGCAAGGTCATCGCCACCCATGGCGACATGAAGGCCGAGGTCAATCGCGGCCTCAATTGCGTCAAGGGCTATTTCCTCTCCAAGATCATGTACGGCGCCGACCGTCTGACCCAGCCGCTGCTGCGCAAGAAGAGCGGTGTCTACGCCAAGGACGGCGAGTTCACGCCGGTGTCATGGACCGAGGCCTTCGACACCATGGCGGCGCAGGCCAAGCGCGTATTGAAGGAGAAGGGTCCCACCGCGCTCGGCATGTTCGGCTCGGGCCAGTGGACGATCTTCGAGGGCTATGCCGCGACCAAGCTGATGCGGGCCGGCTTCCGCTCGAACAATCTCGACCCGAATGCCCGCCACTGCATGGCCTCGGCGGCCTACGCCTTCATGCGCACCTTCGGCATGGACGAGCCGATGGGCTGCTATGACGATTTCGAGCATGCCGATGCCTTCGTGCTCTGGGGCTCGAACATGGCGGAGATGCACCCGATCCTGTGGACCAGGGTGACGGACCGCCGGCTCGGCCAGCCGCATGTCAAGGTCGCGGTGCTCTCGACCTTCACCCATCGCAGCTCCGACCTCGCCGACATCCCGATCGTGTTCAAGCCGGGCACGGATCTCGCGATCCTGAACTACATCGCCAACCACATCATCTCGACCGGGCGGGTGAACAAGGACTTCGTCGACAAGCACACCACCTTCGTGAAGGGCGCGACCGATATCGGCTACGGCCTGCGGCCGGACGATCCGCGCGAGGTCAAGGCGAAGAAGGCCGAGGACGTCACCGCGACGACGCCGATCGACTTCGCCGCCTTCGCCGCCTTCGTGAAGGACTACACGCTGGAGAAGGTCTCGGCGCTGACGGGAGTCGAGCCCGGCTTCCTGCAGCAGCTCGCCGAGCTCTATGCCGATCCCAAGCGCAAGGTCGTCTCGTTCTGGACGATGGGCTTCAACCAGCATGTGCGCGGCGTCTGGGCCAACCAGATGGTCTACAACCTGCATTTGCTCACCGGGAAAATCTCCGAGCCCGGCAACAGCCCGTTCTCGCTGACCGGCCAGCCTTCGGCCTGCGGCACGGCGCGCGAGGTCGGCACCTTCGCCCATCGCCTGCCGGCGGACATGACGGTCACCAACCCCGAGCACCGCAAGCACGCCGAGGAGATCTGGCGGGTCCCGCACGGCATCATCCCGGAAAAGCCGGGCTACCACGCCGTCGAGCAGGACCGCATGCTCAAGGACGGAAAGCTCAATTTCTACTGGATCCAGGTCAACAACAACCTGCAGGCCTCGCCGAACAACACGAACGAGGCCTATCCCGGCTACCGCAATCCCGACAATTTCATCGTCGTCTCCGACGCCTATCCGACGGTGACGGCGATGGCGGCGGACCTGATCCTGCCGGCGGCGATGTGGGTCGAGAAGGAAGGCGCCTACGGCAATGCCGAGCGGCGCACCCATGTCTGGCACCAACTCGTCAATGCTCCCGGCGAGGCGCGCTCCGATCTCTGGCAATTGATGGAGTTCTCGAAGCGCTTCACCACGGACGAGGTCTGGCCGGCCGAGATCCTCGACGCCAATCCGAACTACAAGGGCAAGACCCTGTTCGACGTGCTCTACCGCAACGGCCATGTCGACAAGTTCGACATCTCCGAGGTCGATCCCGGCTATGAGAACCGGGAGGCGAAGGCCTTCGGCTTCTATGTGCAGAAGGGACTGTTCGAGGAGTACGCTTCCTTCGGCCGCGGCCATGGCCACGACCTTGCGCCCTACGACACCTATCACCAGGTCCGCGGGCTGCGCTGGCCGGTGGTCGACGGCAAGGAGACGCTCTGGCGCTATCGCGAGGGCCTCGACCCCTATGTGAAGCCGGGCAAAGGCGTCGAGTTCTACGGCAACAAGGACGGCAAGGCGCGCATCATCGCCGTGCCTTACGAGCCGCCGGCGGAGGTGCCGGACAACGAATACGATTTCTGGCTGGTCACCGGCCGCGTGCTCGAGCACTGGCATTCCGGCTCGATGACGATGCGCGTGCCTGAGCTCTACAAGGCCTTCCCGGGCGCGCGTTGCTTCATGCATCCGGAGGACGCCCGCAGCCGCGGGCTGAATCAGGGCGCCGAAGTCCGCATCATCTCCCGGCGCGGCGAGATGCGCACCCGCGTCGAGACGCGCGGCCGCAACCGCATGCCGCCGGGCGTCGTGTTCGTCCCGTGGTTCGATGCGAGCCAGCTCATCAACAAGACGACGCTGGATGCCACCGATCCGATCTCCAAACAGACGGATTTCAAGAAATGCGCGGTCAAGATCCTGCCGGTCACCGCCTGA
- a CDS encoding nitrate reductase cytochrome c-type subunit produces MRGQDPAGHRLMRAPTVLKGALAACLVLAFGAAFSQDGAPVKTVPRLTGTPQPMALERVPALGRPVVDDVRRMRNYPEQPPVIPHAIDGYQLTLNTNRCMDCHKREFTEGSGAPMISVTHFQDRDGQVLSDVTPRRYFCTACHVQQTDVPPLVPNRFQDAKDIGRKP; encoded by the coding sequence ATGCGCGGTCAAGATCCTGCCGGTCACCGCCTGATGCGCGCGCCGACCGTCCTCAAGGGCGCGCTCGCGGCCTGCCTCGTCCTCGCCTTCGGCGCCGCCTTCTCGCAGGACGGCGCGCCGGTGAAGACCGTGCCGCGGCTCACCGGCACGCCGCAGCCCATGGCGCTGGAGCGAGTGCCGGCGCTCGGACGGCCTGTCGTCGACGACGTCAGGCGCATGCGCAACTATCCGGAGCAGCCGCCGGTGATCCCGCATGCCATCGACGGCTACCAGCTGACGCTCAACACCAATCGCTGCATGGACTGCCACAAGCGCGAGTTCACCGAGGGCTCGGGCGCGCCGATGATCAGCGTCACCCATTTCCAGGACCGCGACGGGCAGGTGCTCTCCGACGTGACGCCGCGGCGCTACTTCTGCACGGCTTGCCATGTCCAGCAGACCGATGTGCCGCCGCTCGTGCCCAACCGGTTCCAGGACGCCAAAGATATCGGGCGCAAGCCGTAG
- a CDS encoding cytochrome c3 family protein: MAKLKALFLWAWNRVLWFWRIISRPSAYLPLGFLTLGGFICGVLFWGGFNTALEITNTEKFCTSCHEMRDNVYQELTQTVHFSNRSGVRASCPDCHVPHNWTDKIARKMQASKEVWGKIFGTISTREKFLDMRLELAKHEWARLKANDSLECRNCHSSVAMDFTKQTRRAADIHGRFLTTGEKTCIDCHKGIAHLLPNMTGIEPGWKEAPELQGKGAAWHGPERAVGAYLAEIEKRRGGL, translated from the coding sequence ATGGCAAAGCTCAAGGCCCTATTCCTGTGGGCTTGGAATCGGGTCCTCTGGTTCTGGCGCATCATCAGCCGGCCGAGCGCCTATCTACCGCTGGGCTTTTTGACACTCGGCGGGTTCATTTGCGGGGTTCTCTTTTGGGGTGGCTTCAACACCGCGCTGGAGATCACCAATACCGAGAAGTTCTGCACCTCCTGTCATGAGATGCGCGACAACGTCTATCAGGAGCTGACCCAGACGGTACATTTCTCCAACCGCTCCGGTGTACGCGCGAGCTGCCCCGACTGCCATGTGCCGCACAACTGGACGGACAAGATCGCCCGCAAGATGCAGGCGTCGAAGGAGGTCTGGGGCAAGATCTTCGGGACGATCTCGACGCGCGAGAAGTTCCTGGACATGCGGCTGGAACTCGCCAAGCACGAATGGGCACGGCTGAAGGCCAACGACTCGCTGGAATGCCGCAACTGTCACTCATCCGTGGCGATGGACTTCACCAAGCAGACGCGCCGCGCCGCCGACATCCATGGCCGCTTCCTGACGACGGGCGAGAAGACCTGCATCGACTGCCACAAGGGCATCGCGCATCTCCTGCCGAACATGACCGGGATCGAGCCGGGCTGGAAGGAAGCGCCGGAGCTGCAGGGCAAGGGGGCTGCCTGGCATGGGCCGGAGCGCGCCGTCGGCGCTTATCTCGCCGAGATCGAGAAGCGCAGAGGCGGGCTATGA